The genomic segment TGGTTGCGATGATCCATTTGCCGCATCTGCGGTGGCCAACTTTGCGGCTGGTACAGTAGTCATACAACAGCTCACGGCCCCGAACGCAACAGCGGGCTTTCCGGGAGCCTTGGGGGTAGTAGATTCCGGCGTGGATAACCTCGCTGTTGCGGGATGAGATACCCTCACCAAAACGGGAGGCTGCCTCCAGCACCAGAACCTCCCGGCCGGTCAAAGCCAGTTGCCGGGCAATGGCTAGGCCGACCACGCCGGCACCAATGACCACCGTCTGTACGCTAAAACGTTCTTCGCTCACGATTTCTGACCATTTATCAATATCAAACGAGGAAATTACCGCAGATAACCGCTGACTGCATTACCTCTAACCCCAGAACCGTTATACTTCATCCTACGGGTACCAGGACGCACGGAGCAGGGATTATGTCAGACAGGAAGCAGTTCATTACGGTTATGGTGGTTGCCGCGCTGTTCGTTAGCTGGATTGGCTGGCGAGGGTTTGAGGTTATCAGCCTGAACGATCAATTGATGGCCGATAAAACCGTGGCCAGTTACCCATACCAGCACAGGGTGCTCCGGGTGGAAGGGGATACGGCGGTGATCAGCTCGCTGCGCTCCCACTCGGTCTCGACTCAGCAGGCATTGTCTGCGGTGTTCCCGAGCATGCGTCATCTGGCGGACACCCACCGGGACTGGCAAAGGGCGGAGCGTGAGTTGGCGCAGGTCCAGGCCCGGGCCGGCGATATTATTCTGGCAACCTCGGGCGTCAATCGTGTTCGCTGGGAACTGGACGAAAACTGGTATCATCTGCAATCCATGAAATCCCGATACAACACGGCCTTCTGAATTTTATGCAACATGAGCCTCCGGAACTGACAACGTCCACACATCCCTACGATCAACTCACCCCGGAAGTGATCCTGGACGCGCTCGAGGAAGCAGGCTTTGCCGTCAGCGGCCGGCTGTTCGCCCTGAACAGTTACGAGAACCGGGTATATCAGATCGGCCTGGATGATGGCCCGCCGGTGATTGCCAAGTTCTATCGCCCGGGTCGCTGGAGCGAAGCCGCGATCCGGGAGGAGCATGAATTCTCGCTGGACTTGCAACAAGCCGACATTCCGGTGGTCGCGCCGATGGTCATGCCCGGGGGCGATACCCTGGGCCAGCATCAGGCATTTCTGTTTGCGGTGTTCCCCCAGCGCGGCGGGCAGGCACCAGACACCAGCGTCACAGACACGCTGTACCGACTGGGCCAGTGGCTCGGGCAGATACATAACCTTGGGGCGCTGAAATCCTTCAACCACCGGCCGGGGTTTGACCTGATCCAAGGGCTGGAAGAGCACAATGCGCTGCTGGTCAACGGAGGCTGGGTGCCGGACGACCTGCGCCCTGCCTGGGGCAGCCTGATCCCGGATCTGATTGCCGGCTGCCGCCAGCGAATGGCGGACGCGGGAACCGTTGATACCCTGCGAATTCACGGCGACTGCCATGCCGGCAACATTCTGTGCCGGGACGAATCCATGCTGTTTGTAGACCTGGATGACTGCCGCACAGGGCCGGCCGTGCAGGACATGTGGCTGCTGCTTAACGGCGAAGCCTCCGAACGCGGGGCGCAACTCGGCGAGTTGATTGAAGGCTATGAGATGTTCCGGGACTTTAACCGCCGGGAACGCCATCTGATTGAGCCCCTGCGGTGTTATCGGCAAATCGCCCATTGCGCCTGGCTTGCCCGGCGCTGGGAAGATCCGGCCTTTCCACGGTTCTTCCCCTGGTTTGCCCAACCCAGATTCTGGTCAGACCAGATCCTGGCCCTGCGCGAACAACTTTCCGCACTTCAGGAACCAGCCATCAGCCTGCCCGGGCAATTCTGATCATCATTCAACGAGGTACTCATGAGCGATAACGACGAAGCCCGTTATACCGTCCGCAGCCTTATTGTGACCGGCATAGCCGCCATCATCGGCACCGTCCTGGTGCTGGAGGCCACCGGCCGCATTGATCATACTGAACACAAGGACCATGTGCCGGTCGGCGACTTCAAGGCGATTCATATCCAGCCCGGCGACAGCTTCCGGATGTCCAGAAAGTCCTCTGAGCTGCACGCTGTGTGCGAGAACGGCTACCTTGCCATCGCCGCCGATGTCGATCCATCCTTTCGGGGTATCCTGGTAGATTACAAGAACCGGGGTGTACGCTGCCAGCGGCCCTCTCCCACGGACCTGGCCCCGGCCACAGGTTCTGAAGAGGACGGCGATGAGTAAGGGCAAATCCGGGGCACCCGAGCAGCTGACCGACCGCCTGTTCGCTACCGAACGCAACCCCGAGGATTTCCGGTTTGACGCTTCGGTGGCCAGGGTCTTTCCCGACATGATTCGCCGTTCAGTGCCCGGCTACACCACCATCATCCCGATGATCGAGGTGATCACCGAGCAGTACGCACAACCGGGCTCTCATTGCTATGATCTGGGTTGCTCGCTCGGCGCTTCCACCCTGGCCATGCGCCACGGCATTGCCCACCGGGACTGCACCCTGGTGGGTGT from the Marinobacter sp. LQ44 genome contains:
- a CDS encoding serine/threonine protein kinase; the protein is MQHEPPELTTSTHPYDQLTPEVILDALEEAGFAVSGRLFALNSYENRVYQIGLDDGPPVIAKFYRPGRWSEAAIREEHEFSLDLQQADIPVVAPMVMPGGDTLGQHQAFLFAVFPQRGGQAPDTSVTDTLYRLGQWLGQIHNLGALKSFNHRPGFDLIQGLEEHNALLVNGGWVPDDLRPAWGSLIPDLIAGCRQRMADAGTVDTLRIHGDCHAGNILCRDESMLFVDLDDCRTGPAVQDMWLLLNGEASERGAQLGELIEGYEMFRDFNRRERHLIEPLRCYRQIAHCAWLARRWEDPAFPRFFPWFAQPRFWSDQILALREQLSALQEPAISLPGQF